A genome region from Panicum virgatum strain AP13 chromosome 4K, P.virgatum_v5, whole genome shotgun sequence includes the following:
- the LOC120704990 gene encoding early nodulin-93-like — protein sequence MSTVTRAYLDQRLAMAKRCSREATLAGAKAAAVATVASAVPTLASVRMLPWAKANLNPTGQALIICTAAGMAYFVAADKKILSLARRHSFEEAPEHLRNTSYQGAARPHPAFFRP from the exons ATGTCGACGGTGACCCGTGCCTACCTGGACCAGAGGCTCGCCATGGCCAAGCGCTGCTCCAGAG AGGCGACGCTCGCCGGAGCCAAGGCGGCGGCCGTCGCCACCGTCGCATCTGCAGTCCCAACG CTGGCGAGCGTGCGGATGCTGCCGTGGGCCAAGGCGAACCTGAACCCGACGGGACAGGCGCTCATCATCTGCACGGCGGCCGGGATGGCCTACTTCGTCGCAGCCGACAAGAAGATCCTCTCGCTGGCGCGGCGCCACTCGTTCGAGGAGGCGCCCGAGCACCTCAGGAACACCTCCTACCagggcgccgcccgcccgcaccCGGCCTTCTTCAGGCCTTGA
- the LOC120702563 gene encoding wall-associated receptor kinase 2-like: MLQHSTASTDDGVGSSRLAKPGCSDKCGNVSIPYPFGIGKACSLDLEGFQVYCHPDNIAILNPFGTPLLEINLAFGEARVQNYIARACNITESGDFTNKLFPVRRSFMVSRTKNIFTAIGCQTNALIAGDIVTPIEGGGGDHEFYVVSACGLFCSLDDTYINSNNSAVCSGRGCCQSELPSNLRSFFPIFINQSSIIITDPNFSQCSYAFISEKGWFTFHPSYVRPHGFERVYRRQDMAPLVLDWVVGNASCEAAKQMGSAYACAADNSICIDVPGAPGYRCNCSPGYEGNPYLDGGCTDINECDSPFQHRPCINNTCTNTIGSYNCSCPAGTQSNDPRNIPCTPIPAPNNKQPQVKVVIGTSIGFVLLIVCISALLIQCQIKKLEKEKEKFFKQNGGNILYQQILSKQIDTVIIFTIEDLKKATNNYDRSRELGIGGHGTVYKGILDDNKVVAVKRSKIMNVVHAEEFVQEIIILSQLNHRNVVRLLGCCLEVEVPILVYEYIPNGTLFQLIHENRGRAPVSLEDRLRIAQESAEALEYLHLSINRPIVHGDVKSLNILLDDKFMAKVTDFGASRILPKDEVQLMTMVQGTLGYLDPEYLQERKLTEKSDVYSFGVVLLELITRKTAIYYERPGEGKNLASSFLEAMKGNRVGCMLDSSIMAVGMEEMFQEVAELASGCLSLEGDERPSMTQVADKLKAIRSAWREALLLKHEETQNLTEKVGLDSSICELPPSSYWTARILALNIETPHVDPAGTS, encoded by the exons ATGTTGCAGCACAGTACTGCATCAACTGATGATGGGGTTGGGAGCAGCCGCCTGGCGAAGCCCGGCTGCTCAGACAAATGTGGCAACGTCAGCATCCCCTACCCGTTCGGTATCGGGAAAGCCTGCtccttggacttggagggcTTCCAAGTTTACTGCCATCCAGATAACATCGCAATACTAAACCCTTTCGGCACACCTCTATTAGAGATCAATCTGGCATTTGGCGAGGCTCGCGTTCAGAATTACATAGCACGGGCCTGCAACATTACCGAGTCTGGTGATTTTACTAACAAATTATTTCCGGTTCGCCGTTCTTTCATGGTTTCCAGAACCAAGAACATATTCACAGCAATTGGGTGTCAAACCAATGCACTCATCGCAGGGGACATAGTGACACCCATTGAGGGGGGTGGAGGAGATCATGAATTCTACGTTGTCAGTGCATGTGGATTATTCTGCAGCCTAGACGACACCTATATTAATAGTAATAATAGCGCAGTTTGTTCTGGCAGAGGTTGTTGTCAGTCTGAACTTCCATCAAACCTGAGGTCGTTCTTCCCCATATTTATAAACCAGAGCTCCATCATCATCACAGATCCGAATTTCAGCCAGTGCAGCTACGCATTCATCTCTGAGAAAGGCTGGTTTACATTTCATCCTTCCTATGTCAGACCACACGGTTTTGAAAGGGTATATCGTCGTCAAGACATGGCTCCCTTGGTCCTCGATTGGGTTGTTGGGAATGCATCCTGTGAAGCCGCCAAGCAGATGGGATCAGCATATGCATGCGCTGCCGACAACAGCATATGCATCGATGTGCCCGGTGCTCCAGGGTATCGCTGCAACTGCTCTCCAGGTTACGAGGGAAACCCGTACCTGGACGGAGGCTGCACAG ACATCAATGAGTGTGATTCCCCGTTCCAGCATCGTCCTTGCATTAACAATACCTGCACCAACACCATTGGGAGCTACAACTGTTCCTGCCCTGCGGGAACTCAGAGCAATGATCCGAGGAACATACCCTGCACTCCAATTCCTGCCCCGAACAATAAGCAACCTCAAGTGAAGGTGGTTATAG GCACTTCTATCGGCTTCGTCCTCCTCATTGTTTGTATATCTGCTCTGCTGATCCAATGTCAAATAAAGAAGTTggaaaaagagaaggaaaagttCTTCAAACAAAATGGTGGTAATATATTATACCAACAAATCCTCTCGAAACAAATCGATACGGTGATAATATTCACAATTGAAGATTTAAAGAAGGCGACAAATAATTACGATAGAAGTAGGGAACTAGGCATAGGTGGCCATGGCACTGTCTACAAGGGCATTCTAGATGATAACAAGGTAGTAGCTGTGAAGCGGTCGAAGATTATGAATGTGGTTCATGCCGAAGAATTTGTGCAGGAGATTATTATATTGTCGCAGCTTAACCACCGGAATGTTGTCAGACTTCTGGGCTGTTGCTTGGAAGTGGAAGTGCCCATATTAGTTTACGAATATATTCCAAATGGAACTCTCTTTCAATTGATCCATGAAAACCGCGGTAGAGCACCAGTTTCATTAGAAGACCGTCTGAGGATCGCTCAAGAATCTGCTGAAGCATTGGAATATCTACATCTTTCCATCAACCGCCCTATTGTTCATGGAGATGTGAAGTCTCTTAATATTCTTCTAGACGACAAGTTCATGGCAAAAGTGACCGATTTTGGGGCATCAAGGATTCTTCCTAAGGATGAAGTTCAGCTCATGACAATGGTCCAAGGAACTCTAGGCTACCTAGACCCTGAATACTTGCAAGAGAGAAAATTGACAGAGAAAAGTGATGTCTACAGCTTTGGGGTTGTGCTTCTAGAGCTGATCACAAGGAAGACAGCAATATACTATGAGAGGCCTGGTGAAGGGAAAAATCTTGCGTCATCTTTTTTGGAAGCGATGAAAGGTAACAGAGTTGGATGTATGTTGGACTCTAGCATAATGGCCGTGGGAATGGAGGAAATGTTCCAAGAGGTTGCTGAGCTGGCTAGTGGATGCTTGAGCTTGGAAGGGGACGAGAGGCCTTCCATGACCCAAGTGGCTGACAAGCTGAAGGCTATACGAAGTGCCTGGAGAGAGGCATTGTTGTTGAAGCACGAAGAAACTCAGAATCTAACTGAGAAGGTGGGCTTGGATTCTTCTATTTGTGAGCTACCGCCTAGCAGTTACTGGACAGCGCGAATACTGGCGCTGAATATCGAAACGCCACATGTGGACCCTGCTGGTACTAGTTAG